In the genome of Raphanus sativus cultivar WK10039 unplaced genomic scaffold, ASM80110v3 Scaffold0224, whole genome shotgun sequence, the window taagaaatcattgGAGAATCGTTTCTTAATGGAGGATATCATCATTTATCTTAATAATATCAGTGACTATTTATTGAATGACATGTGTCAATAGGAAGATAGTGTCGTATAATCAATGGTTTGGCTAAACATATTTGTTTGCTAAATGCTCGTTGCATTAGCATTATTCATTCGCGACCTTAGGGAACAATAATCTTTATGTGATTTGATAGCAAAAACAAAAGTCTTTTTCGAAATAATAAACTTTCAAAGACAATATCGTACACGATACAATACTGCCtgataatgataataatataactgatttaaaggcaaaaacctttaaaaattacaatatgAAATTTCAGAAATGCAAACGCAAACATTTAGTTCAAATCCAAACCATGTTGGCTAACACTTATTATCGATGCTATGATCAGAAAGATCGGCGGCAGGtgcggcggtggtggtggttgtgacAGGCATCTGACTTGTGATTGGTAATTGATGGTAGCAGTAGCTGTTGTCGTCCATTGAAGCAACGCTGGCTTGAACATCACTCATCTGCTGAGGTTGTCCCATCAACAACGATTGGTGTTGATTTGGATACTGATTTGAACTCTGTCCCTGATCAAGACTCAAACATGTATACATGTCCTGGCTCGAACCGTTGAACCTAGGCTGGGTCTGATCATAAAAGTTACCAAGAGATTGGTATTGAAATGGTTCTTGAAGATTCATATTCTGATGATGAACATGATCATTAGAACCACCATGAGCTTGCTCATTCACACTCATATCCATACCATCATATTGACGCATATGATCATAAAATTCAGTAGGGTTACTTACCAAACCCTCGGTTCCGACAGCAAAAGGGTCCACATCACCAACAACAGGACCAGATGCATCTGTGACAGCGACATTAAGAGCACCAATCGGCTCGAGGAACTCGGTCCTGTGAGTTAGCTTATTGACATTATCATCAATTATAAGATTCAGTGCTTCAATAAAACCTGGATCAGAATAGTGATGTGGCGACATCGCTTTCCCCTTGAGAAGATCGAACATAACCTCTTGAACCTCAATCTCTCGATTCTCTTCATCTATCCTCATCAGTTTCTCTCTTCCTTTCTGGATCCTCTCCCACAGATACCTCTCTTGGTCATACATCTTCTTGTACCGTTGCTCCGGCAGAACATTCAGAAACTTCAAGCACACTTCTCTAGCGCCTTCCTTTGACGGGGAAAACTCCGGCTCCGTA includes:
- the LOC130501603 gene encoding agamous-like MADS-box protein AGL36; translated protein: MPRGKLKLEPITDNIARNQSFKKRKKGIIKKVNELATLCGVKACAVINSCDNTEPEFSPSKEGAREVCLKFLNVLPEQRYKKMYDQERYLWERIQKGREKLMRIDEENREIEVQEVMFDLLKGKAMSPHHYSDPGFIEALNLIIDDNVNKLTHRTEFLEPIGALNVAVTDASGPVVGDVDPFAVGTEGLVSNPTEFYDHMRQYDGMDMSVNEQAHGGSNDHVHHQNMNLQEPFQYQSLGNFYDQTQPRFNGSSQDMYTCLSLDQGQSSNQYPNQHQSLLMGQPQQMSDVQASVASMDDNSYCYHQLPITSQMPVTTTTTAAPAADLSDHSIDNKC